Genomic DNA from Streptomyces venezuelae:
GCCACCGCCGTGGCCGCCTCCGCCACCGTCACCACCAGGCTTGCCGTCATCGTGGCCACCGCCGCCACCGTGGTCGTCCTCGTCCTTGTCCCCGCCGGGGATGTGGACGGTCTGGAAGTTCGGCGCCGGCTTGCCCGCGAGCGCGCCGCTCATCGCATCGCGCCAGATCGGGCCCGGCACCTCGCCACCGAAGACCTTGCCGTAGGGGACGCCGCCGATGGTGATGTCGACCATGCGCCGCTTGTGCATCGGGTCGCCGACCCAGACCGCGCCCGACAGGTTCGGCGTGTAGCCCACGAACCAGGCGGCGTAGCGGTAGTCCGTCGTACCCGTCTTGCCCGCGCTGGCGCGGGAGCCGAGACCGGCCTGCTTGCCCGTACCGTCCTCGACCACGCCCTTGAGCAGCGTGTTGATGGTGTCGGCGGTCTTCTCCGACATCGCGCGCGAGCACGTCGACTTCGGCACCGGCAGCGACTTGCCGCCGAGCGTGGCGATCGACTCGATGGCGATCGGCGTGCAGTACGTGCCGCGCGAGGCGAACGTCGCGTACGCGCCCGCCATCGTCAGCGGCGACATCTCCTGCGTGCCGAGAGCGATCGACGGCGCCTGGTCCATCTTCTTGCCGTCGGCGCGCTCGACGCCCATCTTCGCGGCGAGCTTCGTCACCGGGCAGATGCCGATGTCGCCGATGAGCTGCACGTAGTACGTGTTGACGGACTTCGCGGTCGCTTCCCGCATGCCGTACGGGCCGACCTCTGACTCGTTCTCGTTGGCCAGTTTCGCGCCGCCCGAGTTCACCCACTGCTTGCCGCCACAGGTGGAGACCCGCTCCGGGTAGGGCATCTCGTACGGGGACGAGTAGCTCTGTCCCGCCGACTTGCCGCCCTCCAGGGCCGCCGCCGCGACGATCGGCTTGAACGTCGAACCGGGCTGGTAGCCCGCGCCGCCGCCCATGGAGTCGTCCACGGAGAGGTTGATCGTGGTCTCGTCCTTCTTGAAGCCGTAAGGGCGCGACTGGCCCATGCCGCGGATCTTGCCCGTGCCCGGCTCGACGATGGCGGCGGCTGTCGCCACGTCGTCGGTCTTGTTCACGTGATTCTTGATCGACGCCTGCACCGAGTCCTGCGCCTGCGGATCAAGGGTCGTGCGGACCTTCAGGCCGCCCCGGTTCCAGACCTTGGCCCGGTCCTCCTTCGTCTTGCCGAAGACCGGGTCGTTGAGGAACACCTCGCGTACGTAGTCACAGAAGAAACCGGCGCCGCGGACCGAGGTGATGCAGCCGTTCTTCGGGCGGCTCACGTTCAGCCCGAGGTCGGTCTTCTTGGCCGCGTCGGCCTCCGCCTGCGTGATGTCGTGCGTCTCGGCCATCCGCTGCAGCACGATGTTGCGCCGCTTGGTGGCCTCGGCCGCGTCGTTCACCGGGTCGTACCGGCTCGGCGACTGCACGATGCCGGCGAGGAGCGCGGCCTCCTGGACCTTCAGGTCCTTGGCGTGCTTGGAGAAGTACCGCTGGGAGGCGGCCTCGATGCCGTACGCCTGCTGCCCGAAGTAGGTGATGTTCAGGTAGTTCTTGAGGATCCGCTTCTTGCCCAGCTCCTCCTCGACCTGGATCGCGTACTTCAGCTCGCGGACCTTGCGGCCGATCGTCTGCTGCGTGGCCTCGGCGACCTTCGTCGGGTCGTCGCCGGCCTCCTCCACGAACACGTTCTTCACGTACTGCTGCGTGAGCGTCGACGCGCCCTGCGAGACGCCGCCGCTCTGCGCGTTCTGGTTGAGCGCGCGCAGGATGCCCTTGAGGTCGACCGCGCCGTGCTCGTAGAAACGGGCGTCCTCGATCGCGACGATCGCCTTCTGCATGTACGGCGAGATGTCCTTGAGCGGGACGACCGTGCGGTCACGCGAGTAGACCGTGGCGATCGCACCGCCCTTGTTGTCCAGGATGGTGGTGCGCTGACTGAGCGGCGGCTGCTTCAAGTTGGCGGGGATCTCGTCGAACCCCTCGACCGAGCCCTTGGCCGCGAGGCCCAGCGCCCCGAAGGCGGGCAGGGCGATCCCGGCGAGCACCGCACCCGCCAGAACGCTGACTCCGAGGAACTTCGCGGCCTGCTGAGTAGGTGACAGACCACCGCCCGAGCGCTTCTTTCCCATGAGTGCAGCCTACGTTCTGATTCGCCGGACAGGCCTTAATGCCTTGGCCTAAGCTGCTCCCAACTGTCACAGCAGAGTGGTTCGGCACCAAGCCCTGCTCGCTCCCGCATCCGACGGAATCATGTCCGAATTCGCCTTATGTGGCGCCCGGCGTCCGTTGTGACTCAACTGAACTGTCCCGGAATGCCGGGTTCCTCACGGATGTCGCCCGCTCACTCCGTCGGGTGATCTGCCGCTTACCCATAGTCCGTTCGGGCCATCCAAGATTGGGCCCGAAGGGGGTGTTGCGCTGTGCCCACCTTCCGTAACGTCCTCAACTGGCGGCGGTGCATATGCCGCTGCCGCCGTGGGGGAGCCTCGATTCGGGAGAGGACGGCGCCGGTATGGGCTGGGTAACCGACTGGAGTGCGCAGGCGGCCTGCCGCACTACCGATCCGGATGAACTGTTCGTTCAAGGAGCAGCGCAGAACAGGGCCAAGGCGGTGTGCACCGGATGTCCGGTGCGGACCGAGTGCCTGGCCGACGCGCTGGACAATCGCGTCGAGTTCGGCGTGTGGGGTGGCATGACGGAGCGAGAGCGCCGCGCACTGCTGCGCAGGCGTCCCACCGTCACCTCATGGCGCAGGCTCCTGGAGACCGCACGCTCGGAGTACGAGCGCGGCGCGGGCCTGCTGCCCGTGGACTTGGAGGACGAGGAGACGTACGAGAGCTACGCGGCGGTCGGGTAGACCGGCGGCGGTCGAGCAGACCGCGCAACCGGGCATCCGGGCCGATGAACCCCACGTTCCGTCAGCCTGCCAGCCGGTCCCCTACGGCCCGGAGCCCCGCAAGGTCATGCACATCTCCGGGGAGCGCGGCCACTTCGGCCACCGCCACCTCGGGGTGGAGCGCGGTGAAGCGGTCACGCGTGCGCTGCTCACGGTCGAGCAGCTGCATGCGCTCCGCGTGCAGCCGCAACAGACCCGCTGTCAGTTGCTCGACGGACGGGCTCTCGACGGACAGGTCGGGGGAGTCGGACGGCGCGGGAGTCTCTGAAGTCGCGTCATTCTCAGGGGAGTTACGAACAGCTACCTTCCCGTCCTCCTGATCCACAATGCCGCCCTCCTCAAGATTTTCCGCGGCGGCCAGGGCCCGCTCGGCCGACAGCTGGGAGGCGCCGCTGCCGTGCACCCGGTTCAGCACCAGCCCCGCGAGCGGCATGTCGTCCGCGGCCAGGCGCTCCACGAAGTACGCCGCCTCCCGCAGCGCGTCCCGCTCCGGCGACGCGACCACCAGGAACGCCGTGCCGGGCGCCTGCAGCAGCCGGTACGTGGCATCGGCGCGCGTACGGAAACCGCCGAACATGCTGTCCATGGCCGTCACGAACATCTGCACGTCACGCAGGAGCTGACCGCCGAGCAGCTTGCCGAGGGCCCCCGTCATCATCGACATGCCGGCGTTCAGGAACTTCATCCCGGCCCGGCCGCCCACCTTCGCCGGGGCCATCAGGAGCCGGATCAGCTTCCCGTCCAGGAAGGACCCGAGGCGCTTGGGAGCGTCGAGGAAGTCCAGGGCCGAGCGCGACGGCGGCGTGTCCACGACGATCAGGTCCCACTCGTCCCGGGACCGCAGCTGCCCCAGCTTCTCCATCGCCATGTACTCCTGCGTGCCGGCGAAGCCCGCGGAGAGCGACTGGTAGAAGGGGTTGTTGAGGATCGCCTTCGCGCGCTCCTTGTCCGTGTGCGCCTCCACGATCTCGTCGAAGGTGCGCTTCATGTCGAGCATCATGGCGTGCAGCTCGCCGGACCCGCCCGAGCCATCGGCCGTCTCGACGGGCTCGATCGCCTTGACCTGGCGCGGGACGTTGTCGAGCGAGTCGATGCCCATGGACTGGGCGAGCCTGCGCGCCGGGTCGATCGTGAGGACGACGACCTTGCGGCCCCGCTCCGCCGCCCGCAGCCCGATGGCCGCGGCCGTGGTCGTCTTGCCGACGCCTCCGGAGCCGCAGCAGACCACGATCCGGGTCTTCGGGTCGTCGATCAGGGCGTCCACGTCGAGCGTGCGTTCGGGGGTCAGGGTGCGTGCCGGTTCCTGGGGCGTCTGGTCCCTGGTCGTGCGGTCCCTGGTCATGAGATCCCTTGCTTCCGCAGTTCCGTGGCGAGCTCGTACAGGCCCGCGAGGTCCATTCCGCCCGCGAACAGCGGCAGTTCGTGCAGCGGCCGGCCGAACTCGGTCAGCTGGGCGCGCTGGTCGCGCTCCAGGGCGTACCGCTCGGCGTACTCCGCGGCCTGTTCCAGGAGCGGGTCGACCAGCCGCTCCGCGCCCCCGCCCCGCCGCGCCCCGCCGAGCCCGGCGGCGGACAGCGTCTTGGCGATGGCGGTACGGGGCGTGCGGTCGAGCACCGGTTCCAGGGAGGCGTCGCCCAGCAGGGCCGGGCGCACCATGTTGACGATGACGCGGCCCACGGGCAGCTGCGCGGCCCGCAGCTCGGCGATCCCGTCCGCCGTCTCCTGGACGGGCATCTCCTCGAGCAGCGTCACGAGGTGAACGGCCGTCTCCGGGGACTTCAGGACCCGCATGACGGCCTGCGCCTGATTGTGTATCGGCCCGATCTTCGCGAGCCCGGCGACCTCGTCGTTCACGTTCAGGAAGCGCGTGATGCGACCGGTCGGCGGGGCGTCCATGACGACGCAGTCGTACGTGTACCGGCCGCGCTTGTCCTTGCGGCGCACGGCCTCACAGGCCTTGCCGGTCAGCAGCACGTCCCGGAGTCCGGGCGCGATGGTGGTGGCGAAGTCGATGGCCCCGAGCTTCTTGAGGGCGCGTCCCGCTCCCCCCAGTTTGTAGAACATCTGGAGGTAGTCGAGCAGCGCGAGCTCGGGATCGATGGCGAGGGCGTACACCTCCCCGCCCCCGGGAGCGACGGCGATCTTCCGCTCCTCATAAGGCAGCGCTTCGGTTTCGAAGAGCTGCGCGATGCCCTGCCTGCCCTCGACCTCCACGAGGAGGGTGCGTTTGCCCTCCGTCGCGAGGGCGAGCGCGAGGGCCGCGGCCACCGTGGTCTTGCCGGTACCGCCCTTGCCACTGACGACCTGGAGCCTGCTCACCCTTCCGAGCCTAACCAGTCGCCGCCCGGACCACGCAGGAGCCCACCCTGAGCAGCCCCTCACAGCGACTACAGTCGGCCACATGACCAAGTGGGAATACGCAACCGTGCCTCTGCTCGTCCACGCCACGAAGCAGATTCTTGACACCTGGGGCGAGGACGGCTGGGAGCTGGTCCAGGTCGTGCCCGGACCGAACAACCCCGAGCAGCTCGTGGCCTACCTGAAGCGGGAGAAGCAGGCGTGAGCGGGGCAGTCGAGGCCCGCCTCGCCGAGCTCGGACTGACGCTGCCGGAGGTCGTGCCGCCGCTGGCGTCCTACCAGCCGGCCGTCCGGTCCGGCGTGTACGTCCACACCGCGGGCCAGCTCCCGATGGTGGAGGGCAAACTCGCCGTGACCGGCAAGGTCGGCGCCGAGGTGACCCCGGAGGAGGCCAAGGACCTGGCCCGTACCTGCGCGCTGAACGGCCTTGCCGCGATCAAGTCGGTCGCCGGTGACCTGGACCGCATCGCGCGCGTCGTGAAGGTCGTCGGTTTCGTCGCGTCCGCCACGGACTTCACCGGCCAGCCCGGCGTGATCAACGGTGCGAGTGAGCTCCTCGGCGAGGTTCTCGGGGACAAGGGCGTGCACGCCCGCAGCGCCGTCGGCGTCGCCGTGCTGCCGCTGGACGCTCCGGTCGAGGTCGAGTTCCAGGTCGAGCTCACCGAGGCGTGAAACGGTCCCTCCGGAGTGGCCGTTCTCACCAAGCGGCGCTCCGTAGGGCCCGATTGTTGCCTCTCGAACATCAGCTCACCAGGAGATAGCCTCCGCCCATGGCAAATGGGCAGTGGTACCCCCCGGAGTGGCCCGACCGCATCCGCGCCCTCGCGAGCGGCGAGCTGACGCCGGCGACGCCGCGCCGTGCCGCGACCGTCATGCTGCTCAGGGACGGGCGTGACGAGGCGGGGAACGGCGCGCCGGAAGTACACATGCTGCGCAGACGCGCCTCCATGGCCT
This window encodes:
- a CDS encoding ArsA family ATPase; amino-acid sequence: MTRDRTTRDQTPQEPARTLTPERTLDVDALIDDPKTRIVVCCGSGGVGKTTTAAAIGLRAAERGRKVVVLTIDPARRLAQSMGIDSLDNVPRQVKAIEPVETADGSGGSGELHAMMLDMKRTFDEIVEAHTDKERAKAILNNPFYQSLSAGFAGTQEYMAMEKLGQLRSRDEWDLIVVDTPPSRSALDFLDAPKRLGSFLDGKLIRLLMAPAKVGGRAGMKFLNAGMSMMTGALGKLLGGQLLRDVQMFVTAMDSMFGGFRTRADATYRLLQAPGTAFLVVASPERDALREAAYFVERLAADDMPLAGLVLNRVHGSGASQLSAERALAAAENLEEGGIVDQEDGKVAVRNSPENDATSETPAPSDSPDLSVESPSVEQLTAGLLRLHAERMQLLDREQRTRDRFTALHPEVAVAEVAALPGDVHDLAGLRAVGDRLAG
- a CDS encoding ArsA family ATPase, encoding MSRLQVVSGKGGTGKTTVAAALALALATEGKRTLLVEVEGRQGIAQLFETEALPYEERKIAVAPGGGEVYALAIDPELALLDYLQMFYKLGGAGRALKKLGAIDFATTIAPGLRDVLLTGKACEAVRRKDKRGRYTYDCVVMDAPPTGRITRFLNVNDEVAGLAKIGPIHNQAQAVMRVLKSPETAVHLVTLLEEMPVQETADGIAELRAAQLPVGRVIVNMVRPALLGDASLEPVLDRTPRTAIAKTLSAAGLGGARRGGGAERLVDPLLEQAAEYAERYALERDQRAQLTEFGRPLHELPLFAGGMDLAGLYELATELRKQGIS
- a CDS encoding RidA family protein, which codes for MSGAVEARLAELGLTLPEVVPPLASYQPAVRSGVYVHTAGQLPMVEGKLAVTGKVGAEVTPEEAKDLARTCALNGLAAIKSVAGDLDRIARVVKVVGFVASATDFTGQPGVINGASELLGEVLGDKGVHARSAVGVAVLPLDAPVEVEFQVELTEA
- a CDS encoding WhiB family transcriptional regulator, with product MGWVTDWSAQAACRTTDPDELFVQGAAQNRAKAVCTGCPVRTECLADALDNRVEFGVWGGMTERERRALLRRRPTVTSWRRLLETARSEYERGAGLLPVDLEDEETYESYAAVG
- a CDS encoding transglycosylase domain-containing protein, producing the protein MGKKRSGGGLSPTQQAAKFLGVSVLAGAVLAGIALPAFGALGLAAKGSVEGFDEIPANLKQPPLSQRTTILDNKGGAIATVYSRDRTVVPLKDISPYMQKAIVAIEDARFYEHGAVDLKGILRALNQNAQSGGVSQGASTLTQQYVKNVFVEEAGDDPTKVAEATQQTIGRKVRELKYAIQVEEELGKKRILKNYLNITYFGQQAYGIEAASQRYFSKHAKDLKVQEAALLAGIVQSPSRYDPVNDAAEATKRRNIVLQRMAETHDITQAEADAAKKTDLGLNVSRPKNGCITSVRGAGFFCDYVREVFLNDPVFGKTKEDRAKVWNRGGLKVRTTLDPQAQDSVQASIKNHVNKTDDVATAAAIVEPGTGKIRGMGQSRPYGFKKDETTINLSVDDSMGGGAGYQPGSTFKPIVAAAALEGGKSAGQSYSSPYEMPYPERVSTCGGKQWVNSGGAKLANENESEVGPYGMREATAKSVNTYYVQLIGDIGICPVTKLAAKMGVERADGKKMDQAPSIALGTQEMSPLTMAGAYATFASRGTYCTPIAIESIATLGGKSLPVPKSTCSRAMSEKTADTINTLLKGVVEDGTGKQAGLGSRASAGKTGTTDYRYAAWFVGYTPNLSGAVWVGDPMHKRRMVDITIGGVPYGKVFGGEVPGPIWRDAMSGALAGKPAPNFQTVHIPGGDKDEDDHGGGGGHDDGKPGGDGGGGGHGGGGGGNPWPDISIPGGNGNGFGGGNGFGGGIGGGWRR
- a CDS encoding DUF4177 domain-containing protein, producing MTKWEYATVPLLVHATKQILDTWGEDGWELVQVVPGPNNPEQLVAYLKREKQA